The proteins below come from a single Rhizobium tropici CIAT 899 genomic window:
- a CDS encoding glycosyltransferase: protein MNIRTNVKRLSLLQVLEPSGGGSGRHFLDLCRAMQHRGHFVTAIYSPVRAEPAFVTELENMGLDNVIPLAMRRAPGLWDLTAWWQLRKLAAIHGPFDLIHGHSSKAGALTRLRLPGRHVPVLYTPHAFRTMDPTLGSKGRLIYGSIERLLGAFLTDRLICVSQDEYDHALSLGIPEKRLRVVVNGVNARPISQRTAIRRRYGIPQDALLFGFVGRMTRQKAPERLVEAFARIAPHLPQAHLLMIGIGELADATREMIRAARLEDRARIDGSVRGVTAIDAVDVVVMPSRYEAMSYVMLEAAAAGKPLLLADVGGARTVLEHGRNGYIVPNSDDPEALAAAMARLADPARLASFTAEARRRKDGYTLAGMAHATEKIYYDLLGQPFPAPLELASSHFSDTIKGRKKSASAL, encoded by the coding sequence ATGAACATTCGCACCAACGTCAAACGCCTGTCGTTGCTGCAGGTTCTCGAACCGAGCGGCGGCGGCTCCGGGCGACATTTTCTCGATCTGTGCCGGGCCATGCAGCATCGCGGCCATTTCGTGACCGCCATCTATTCCCCGGTGCGCGCCGAGCCCGCCTTCGTCACCGAACTGGAAAATATGGGCCTGGACAATGTCATTCCGCTTGCCATGCGGCGCGCTCCCGGCCTCTGGGATCTGACGGCATGGTGGCAGCTCCGCAAGCTCGCCGCCATTCACGGGCCGTTCGATCTGATCCACGGTCACAGCTCCAAGGCCGGCGCTCTCACGCGCTTGCGGCTGCCGGGGCGGCATGTGCCTGTTCTTTACACACCGCATGCCTTTCGCACCATGGACCCGACGCTGGGTTCGAAAGGCCGCCTGATCTATGGCAGCATCGAGCGTCTTCTCGGGGCTTTTTTGACGGATCGGCTAATCTGCGTTTCCCAGGACGAATATGATCATGCCCTGTCGCTCGGCATCCCGGAGAAACGTCTGCGCGTCGTCGTCAACGGCGTAAATGCGCGGCCCATCAGCCAGCGGACGGCCATCCGCAGACGCTATGGCATTCCACAGGACGCCCTGCTCTTCGGCTTTGTCGGGCGGATGACGCGACAGAAGGCGCCGGAGCGCCTAGTCGAAGCTTTTGCGCGGATAGCACCCCACTTGCCGCAAGCGCATCTGCTGATGATCGGGATCGGCGAGCTCGCCGATGCAACAAGAGAGATGATCAGGGCAGCCAGGCTTGAAGATCGCGCCCGCATCGATGGCAGCGTGCGTGGTGTGACCGCCATAGACGCCGTCGATGTCGTCGTCATGCCCAGCCGCTACGAAGCTATGTCCTATGTGATGCTGGAAGCGGCTGCCGCAGGCAAGCCGCTGCTGCTCGCCGATGTCGGGGGCGCGCGTACGGTGCTGGAACATGGCAGAAACGGTTATATCGTGCCAAACAGCGATGATCCTGAAGCATTGGCGGCGGCGATGGCGAGACTTGCTGACCCGGCACGGCTTGCAAGTTTCACCGCTGAAGCTCGTCGCCGCAAGGATGGCTATACGCTTGCCGGCATGGCCCATGCGACCGAGAAGATCTATTACGACCTGCTCGGTCAACCCTTCCCCGCCCCGCTGGAACTGGCGAGCTCCCACTTTAGCGATACAATCAAAGGCCGGAAGAAAAGCGCGTCGGCCCTCTAA
- a CDS encoding O-antigen ligase family protein, with the protein MSAIDLPSPRVAQPQLVALRLIGTASVAVGVFLSGFVIAEPAPYELWLAFLIGTWFILGLKISRSVAPLLALFLTFNVGGMLSITQMHDLAAGNHLGGPIYIAVSTFLALSSIFYAAIIEDSERRLKLIFNTWVVAALITASLGILGYFHAVPGFDIFTLYDRAKGAFQDPNVFGPYLAAPSLYLVHGLLIGDLKKAPIKAACLLVLAFGIFLSFSRAAWALFAFSSVMLIFCMLLKHRSNKFRLRILVMSLTAIILMVVLLVIALQFPQVSDLFSTRLQLVQEYDGGHLGRFERHSLGFSLSMERPFGIGPLVFGQMFEEDEHNTWLKTLTTYGWLGFFCWVSMICWTIYIGFRNLLRERPWQPYLMIAWIVILGHVGIGNVIDTDHWRHLYMLIGIVWGCGALEQKYQRDLSRREAAR; encoded by the coding sequence TTGAGCGCGATCGACCTGCCATCACCCCGCGTCGCGCAGCCGCAGCTTGTTGCGTTGCGGCTGATCGGTACGGCTAGCGTTGCTGTGGGCGTATTCCTGTCGGGCTTCGTCATCGCGGAGCCCGCACCCTACGAGCTGTGGCTCGCCTTTTTGATCGGCACATGGTTCATTCTCGGGCTGAAAATCTCGCGCAGCGTCGCGCCGCTTCTGGCCTTGTTCCTGACGTTCAATGTCGGCGGGATGCTCTCGATCACGCAGATGCACGACCTCGCCGCCGGTAACCATCTCGGTGGCCCCATCTACATTGCCGTTTCCACCTTCCTCGCGTTGAGCTCAATCTTTTACGCGGCCATCATCGAAGATAGCGAAAGGCGGCTGAAGCTGATTTTCAATACGTGGGTGGTGGCGGCGCTGATCACTGCCAGCCTCGGTATCCTCGGCTATTTTCATGCCGTTCCGGGCTTCGACATCTTCACCCTCTATGATCGTGCCAAGGGCGCCTTCCAGGATCCGAATGTCTTTGGGCCCTATCTGGCAGCGCCCAGTCTTTATCTGGTCCACGGCCTTTTGATCGGCGATCTGAAAAAGGCTCCCATCAAGGCGGCCTGCCTTCTCGTCCTGGCCTTCGGCATCTTCCTGTCCTTCTCGCGCGCAGCCTGGGCTCTGTTTGCCTTCTCCTCGGTAATGCTGATCTTCTGCATGCTGTTGAAGCACCGCAGCAACAAGTTCCGGCTGCGCATCCTGGTGATGTCGCTGACGGCGATCATCCTCATGGTCGTCCTGCTCGTCATTGCGCTGCAGTTTCCGCAGGTCAGCGACCTGTTTTCCACGCGCCTGCAGCTGGTGCAGGAATATGACGGCGGACATCTCGGCCGCTTCGAGCGCCATAGTCTGGGCTTCTCTCTGTCGATGGAGCGGCCGTTCGGCATAGGGCCGCTGGTTTTCGGCCAGATGTTCGAAGAAGACGAGCACAATACTTGGCTAAAGACGCTGACGACCTATGGCTGGCTCGGCTTCTTCTGCTGGGTCAGCATGATCTGCTGGACCATCTATATCGGCTTCCGCAACCTGCTGAGGGAGCGTCCCTGGCAGCCCTACCTGATGATCGCCTGGATCGTCATTCTCGGCCATGTCGGCATCGGCAACGTCATCGATACCGACCATTGGCGCCATCTTTACATGCTGATCGGCATCGTCTGGGGCTGCGGCGCCCTGGAGCAGAAATATCAGCGTGACTTGAGCAGAAGGGAAGCTGCGCGATGA
- a CDS encoding undecaprenyl-phosphate glucose phosphotransferase, which translates to MNTTEKSEQLSLDNLRKQVSEIRTRGAGETPGDRSGGMNTYARQIAEQFRETNQSPSIIVGQYRLFEFLSLLAFGLAILLFGTSDNYPFLSKGVVTLALCGLAIAFLQIADAYQIPVLRSPHHYLHRILGAWAAAFAVMVIALLPFDINNIYSLPLLGLWFAAGAGFLLVARLLFAYGIRHWARNGVMERRAVIVGGGEPAKELIRALEHQPDNDIRICGIFDDRGEKRSPIMVAGYPKLGTVAELVEFARLVRIDMLIIALPISAEDRILQLLKMLWVLPVDIRLAAHANKLRFRPRAYSHVGAVPMLDIFNKPIRDWDGVAKRIFDIFFSVVALALVWPIMLGAAVAVKATSRGPVFFMQKRHGFNNEIINVFKFRSMYTHMSDPSARNAVTKNDPRVTPVGRFIRKTSIDELPQLFNVLLGSLSLVGPRPHAVLAASHNRTYADVVEGYFARHRVKPGVTGWAQINGWRGEIDSDDKIKFRTAYDLYYIENWSLLFDLKILFLTPFRLLNTENAY; encoded by the coding sequence ATGAACACTACCGAAAAGTCCGAGCAGCTCAGCTTGGACAATCTTCGCAAGCAGGTTTCGGAAATCCGCACGCGCGGTGCCGGCGAGACGCCGGGCGACCGTTCCGGCGGCATGAACACCTATGCGCGGCAGATCGCAGAACAGTTTCGCGAAACCAACCAGTCTCCGTCCATCATCGTCGGACAGTACCGGTTGTTCGAATTTCTATCGCTGCTCGCATTCGGGCTTGCAATTCTCCTTTTCGGCACATCGGACAATTATCCCTTCCTGTCGAAGGGCGTGGTGACGCTCGCACTCTGCGGCCTCGCCATTGCCTTCCTGCAGATTGCGGATGCCTATCAGATCCCGGTCCTGCGCTCGCCTCACCATTACCTGCACAGGATTCTCGGGGCTTGGGCGGCCGCCTTCGCGGTCATGGTCATCGCCCTGCTCCCGTTCGACATTAATAATATCTATTCTCTCCCCCTCCTCGGCCTCTGGTTCGCAGCCGGCGCAGGCTTCCTTCTCGTGGCACGCCTGCTTTTTGCCTATGGCATTCGCCACTGGGCCCGCAACGGCGTCATGGAGCGGCGCGCCGTCATCGTCGGTGGCGGCGAACCGGCAAAGGAACTCATTCGCGCCCTCGAACATCAGCCTGACAACGATATCCGGATCTGCGGCATCTTTGACGATCGCGGCGAAAAGCGTTCTCCCATTATGGTGGCCGGCTATCCAAAACTCGGCACGGTAGCGGAATTGGTCGAGTTCGCGCGGCTCGTGCGCATCGACATGCTGATCATCGCGCTGCCAATCAGCGCCGAAGACCGCATTCTGCAATTGTTGAAAATGCTTTGGGTACTGCCCGTCGACATCAGACTGGCGGCGCATGCCAACAAGCTGCGCTTCCGCCCCCGCGCCTATTCGCATGTCGGCGCCGTGCCGATGCTCGACATCTTCAACAAGCCGATCCGGGACTGGGATGGCGTTGCCAAGCGCATCTTCGACATCTTCTTCAGCGTGGTCGCGCTCGCCCTTGTCTGGCCGATCATGCTGGGGGCTGCGGTTGCCGTGAAGGCGACCTCGAGGGGACCGGTGTTCTTCATGCAGAAGCGCCACGGCTTCAACAACGAGATCATCAACGTGTTCAAGTTCCGCTCGATGTACACGCATATGAGCGATCCGTCGGCTCGCAATGCCGTGACCAAGAACGACCCGCGCGTGACCCCCGTCGGCCGCTTCATCCGCAAGACGTCGATCGACGAGTTGCCGCAGCTCTTCAACGTGCTGCTCGGAAGCCTCTCGCTCGTCGGCCCGCGGCCGCATGCCGTGCTTGCCGCCAGCCATAACCGCACCTATGCCGACGTGGTCGAAGGTTACTTCGCGCGCCATCGCGTAAAGCCGGGCGTGACCGGCTGGGCACAGATCAACGGCTGGCGTGGCGAGATCGACAGCGACGACAAGATCAAGTTCCGTACGGCCTACGATCTCTATTATATCGAGAACTGGTCGCTGCTGTTCGATCTGAAAATCCTGTTCCTGACGCCATTCCGTCTGCTCAATACGGAAAATGCATATTGA
- a CDS encoding glycosyltransferase family 4 protein has protein sequence MTRPLRILHCFRSPVGGVFRHVRDLAEEQSKAGHEVGILCDSLTGGEHEDRLFDDIAPFLALGIVRLPIRRQITLTDGATLWSSYKEIKSLRPDVLHGHGAKGGLLARVLGSILRVNRYRVARLYTAHGGSLHFPRHSFQGMLVHSMERMLEFLTDGLIFICDFERRTYEAKIGKPRTRSVMIYNGISERDFRIIPTRSDSVHFVYIGMLRDLKGPDLFVDAFAKTERRIGRPLSALMIGDGPDRDKYHRMMVERGLGHRIGMLPAMRVQEAFAVSQNVVVPSRAEAMPYIVLEALAAGKTVIASRVGGVAEALGENSPALAKPEDADDLSRIMAEAITEPLWGARNMPDIGTIRTIFSASAMARDTLHLYQNILGLDSDG, from the coding sequence ATGACCCGACCACTTCGAATCCTTCATTGCTTCAGGTCGCCGGTCGGCGGGGTCTTCCGCCATGTCCGGGATCTGGCGGAGGAACAGAGCAAGGCGGGGCACGAGGTCGGCATACTTTGCGACAGCTTGACGGGCGGCGAGCATGAGGATCGCCTGTTCGACGACATAGCACCCTTCCTCGCTCTCGGCATCGTTCGCCTGCCGATCCGGCGGCAAATTACCCTTACGGATGGCGCGACACTTTGGAGCAGCTACAAGGAAATCAAGAGTTTGCGGCCGGATGTGCTGCACGGGCACGGCGCCAAGGGCGGCCTGCTTGCGCGCGTTCTCGGCTCGATCCTGCGGGTCAACAGGTATCGCGTAGCCCGCCTTTACACCGCGCATGGCGGAAGCCTGCATTTTCCTCGTCACTCCTTCCAGGGCATGCTTGTCCATAGCATGGAACGGATGCTGGAATTTTTGACCGACGGGCTGATCTTTATCTGCGATTTCGAACGCCGCACCTACGAAGCAAAGATCGGCAAACCGCGCACCCGCTCGGTTATGATCTATAACGGCATCAGCGAAAGAGATTTCCGCATCATACCGACACGATCGGACTCCGTGCACTTCGTCTATATCGGCATGCTGCGGGACCTCAAAGGTCCCGATCTATTCGTTGACGCCTTTGCGAAAACGGAACGGCGGATCGGCAGGCCGCTTTCCGCTCTGATGATCGGCGACGGGCCGGACAGAGACAAATATCACCGGATGATGGTCGAGCGGGGGCTTGGTCACCGGATTGGAATGCTGCCAGCCATGCGCGTGCAGGAAGCCTTTGCGGTGTCCCAGAATGTGGTGGTTCCCTCGCGCGCCGAAGCCATGCCTTATATCGTTCTCGAAGCACTCGCAGCCGGGAAGACAGTGATTGCTTCGCGGGTCGGCGGCGTTGCGGAAGCGCTTGGCGAAAACAGTCCCGCACTCGCCAAACCGGAAGATGCCGACGACCTCTCACGCATCATGGCTGAAGCGATCACTGAACCGCTATGGGGCGCTCGCAACATGCCCGATATCGGGACAATCCGAACGATTTTTTCCGCCTCAGCCATGGCACGGGATACTTTGCACCTGTATCAAAATATACTTGGTCTGGATAGCGACGGTTAG
- a CDS encoding polysaccharide biosynthesis/export family protein: MPFAKPKIVLALGMAAVSAALAGCNTYQPAPKAFNEATIQPYALDSGDRLRVTVFDQAGLTNTYTVDQAGYIAFPLIGQVAARGRTLQQLSGQIAQKLRQGYIRDPDVTIDIDRYRSVYIMGEVGQPGQYSYVPGMTIQNAIAVAGGFTSRANQSNADVTRKINGHVMTGRVGISDPVLAGDTIYVRERLF, encoded by the coding sequence ATGCCCTTCGCAAAGCCAAAGATTGTCCTTGCACTCGGCATGGCTGCCGTGAGCGCCGCGCTCGCCGGCTGCAACACCTATCAACCGGCTCCGAAGGCCTTCAATGAGGCCACGATCCAGCCCTATGCGCTTGACAGCGGCGACCGGCTGCGGGTGACCGTGTTCGACCAAGCCGGCCTGACCAACACCTATACTGTCGATCAGGCCGGCTATATCGCCTTCCCGCTGATCGGCCAGGTCGCTGCCCGCGGCCGGACCCTGCAACAGCTCTCCGGCCAGATCGCGCAGAAGCTTCGCCAGGGGTATATTCGCGATCCCGACGTCACCATCGACATCGACCGCTATCGCTCCGTCTACATCATGGGTGAAGTCGGCCAACCGGGCCAATATTCCTATGTGCCGGGCATGACCATCCAGAATGCCATCGCGGTCGCAGGCGGGTTCACCAGCCGGGCCAACCAATCCAACGCGGATGTCACCCGCAAGATCAACGGTCATGTCATGACCGGACGGGTCGGCATTTCCGATCCGGTGCTGGCGGGCGACACCATCTATGTCAGAGAGCGGTTGTTCTAA
- a CDS encoding GumC family protein, which yields MSGVNSTQQDVDIDLAQLFRAVWQRRVRVIAITLAGACAAFAIAKVMAPEYRSEARILIEQRAPAFATTTSGNDAGAGPLLDELNIASQVQILQSADLVKQVITNLKLYDRPEFAAGNNSSAISDILIKLHLRQPAADKAPEERMLDAFNSRLQVYQINSSRVIGISFTSRNPDLAASVPNAMAQVYLSMQSGAKLDSNSEATRWLEPEIAKLRDKVSEAEKKVADYRSANGLLQTSQNSNFATQQLADISTQLAQVRGDRANAEARAQAVRSALSSGRSTDTLADVAGSQTIQRLKATQSNLESQISDLSTTLMDGHPRLKSLRAQLADIRQQIERETQRILASIENEAKVAQLREQQLLAQSNALKADSARAGESEVGLNALEREATAERQLLETYLARYREAASRVDKNSSPADARIVSTAVEPADPSFPKVGPIVVVATLATFLLTAIVVMLSELFSGRALRPVGSARKEDAAVLEIAKRAQTVPAPVPVRPVTRASSVEAPTSMLSVPAEEIPVQVGNTAVAPEAAITLGTAIAPDHEPKQAVEAADDEEDFSIQSVADYLIDSGSRLAIAISPTGDNGSTATVMLARTIADAGCRIVLVDMTGTGCPSKLMAEHDELPGVTDLLCSEAAFGDTIHPDRLSDAHIVPQGMSDLARAMRGADRLSLILDALNSAYDIVLVECGAAEVSGVARLTRSKETEIVLSMPEPDESQFIAAMTEFQKAGYEHIILMSGWREEHDPDTRRDAA from the coding sequence ATGTCCGGTGTCAACAGCACCCAGCAGGATGTGGACATCGATCTCGCTCAGCTCTTTCGCGCTGTGTGGCAGCGGCGGGTGCGTGTCATCGCCATCACGCTGGCTGGCGCGTGTGCGGCATTTGCGATTGCCAAGGTCATGGCGCCGGAATATCGCAGCGAAGCCCGCATCCTCATCGAGCAGCGTGCGCCGGCCTTCGCAACGACGACGTCTGGCAATGATGCCGGTGCCGGACCTCTGCTGGACGAGCTGAACATTGCCAGCCAGGTGCAGATCCTGCAGTCGGCAGATCTGGTGAAACAGGTCATTACCAATCTGAAGCTCTACGATCGGCCGGAATTCGCCGCCGGCAACAATAGCTCCGCGATCTCGGATATCCTGATCAAGCTGCATCTGAGACAGCCGGCGGCAGATAAGGCACCGGAAGAGCGGATGCTGGACGCCTTCAACAGCCGCCTGCAGGTCTATCAGATCAACAGCTCGCGCGTGATCGGCATCAGCTTCACGTCCCGAAATCCGGATCTTGCCGCCAGCGTGCCGAATGCCATGGCGCAGGTCTACCTGTCGATGCAGAGCGGAGCCAAGCTCGATTCCAACAGCGAGGCAACCCGCTGGCTGGAGCCGGAGATCGCCAAACTGCGCGACAAGGTCAGCGAGGCCGAAAAGAAGGTTGCCGATTATCGTTCCGCCAACGGACTTCTGCAGACCAGCCAGAACAGCAATTTCGCGACACAGCAGCTTGCAGACATTTCGACGCAGCTGGCGCAGGTGCGCGGCGACAGGGCCAATGCCGAGGCGAGGGCACAAGCGGTGCGCAGTGCGCTGTCCAGCGGCCGCTCCACCGATACGCTTGCCGATGTCGCGGGATCGCAGACAATTCAGCGACTGAAGGCGACCCAGTCGAACCTGGAGTCGCAGATCTCCGATCTCTCCACGACGCTGATGGATGGACATCCGCGGCTGAAGAGCCTGCGGGCGCAGCTCGCCGATATCCGTCAGCAGATCGAGCGCGAGACGCAAAGGATTCTGGCAAGCATCGAGAATGAAGCGAAGGTGGCCCAGCTGCGCGAGCAGCAGCTCCTGGCGCAATCCAACGCGCTGAAGGCCGACAGCGCCCGGGCAGGGGAGAGCGAAGTCGGCCTCAACGCCCTGGAACGTGAAGCTACGGCCGAGCGGCAATTGCTCGAGACCTATCTCGCCCGTTATCGCGAGGCGGCCTCTCGCGTCGACAAGAATTCCAGCCCTGCCGATGCGCGCATCGTTTCCACGGCGGTTGAGCCGGCCGATCCCTCTTTCCCGAAGGTCGGCCCGATCGTCGTCGTCGCAACTCTTGCCACCTTTCTCCTGACGGCCATCGTCGTCATGCTTTCGGAGCTGTTCAGCGGCCGCGCATTGCGACCTGTCGGTTCTGCCCGCAAAGAAGATGCCGCCGTGCTGGAGATAGCGAAGCGTGCTCAAACCGTCCCCGCGCCAGTTCCGGTTCGGCCAGTCACGCGAGCAAGCAGTGTCGAGGCGCCCACAAGCATGCTCTCGGTCCCAGCAGAAGAGATCCCGGTTCAGGTTGGGAACACCGCAGTTGCTCCGGAGGCGGCAATTACCTTGGGTACCGCAATCGCTCCGGATCACGAGCCGAAGCAGGCTGTCGAGGCTGCGGATGACGAGGAGGATTTCTCCATTCAATCCGTCGCCGACTATCTGATCGACAGCGGCTCGCGACTTGCCATCGCGATATCTCCGACCGGTGACAATGGCTCGACGGCAACCGTCATGCTGGCGCGGACCATCGCCGATGCGGGTTGCCGCATCGTGCTGGTCGACATGACCGGCACAGGATGCCCCTCGAAGCTGATGGCCGAGCACGACGAACTTCCCGGTGTAACCGATCTGCTATGCAGCGAAGCGGCCTTTGGCGATACGATCCATCCGGATCGCCTGTCGGACGCCCATATCGTGCCCCAGGGCATGAGCGATCTTGCGCGCGCCATGCGGGGTGCCGACCGTCTGTCGCTCATCCTCGACGCGCTGAACTCGGCCTATGACATCGTTCTGGTGGAGTGCGGGGCGGCCGAAGTCTCCGGCGTCGCGCGGCTGACGCGCAGCAAGGAGACGGAAATCGTCCTATCTATGCCGGAGCCGGATGAAAGCCAGTTCATCGCAGCCATGACGGAATTCCAAAAGGCCGGCTACGAACACATCATCCTGATGTCCGGCTGGCGCGAGGAGCACGATCCGGATACGCGCCGGGACGCCGCCTGA
- a CDS encoding GNAT family N-acetyltransferase, translating to MQTQTRDIADMTAEAADERIVSIGMEPAPSVHLQVDIFDSTAPLEAEWRALEQDHLNSLHQSYDWCAAWAENLKRPLAIVRGSIGNHVAFILPLEIIRSHGIRRAEFIGGHHNNINTGLFSARFLVNGPLTPVQVNAISAALGGKVDVAILRNIPLEWRGRPSPLASLTTIENQNRAFQLPFLGSFEASLKQVNAKRRRKKFKHQSRLLDAKGGYEYLIAGPDQQDALLDLFFRQKATRFKDAGLPDAFKDARIKAALHAMLHRHQDDSIGATLQMHALRLKGEHEGHIPAIAALSRKGDHVICQFASIDEAVVADASPGELLFWLMIERLHREGVALFDFGIGDQTYKRSWCPMETVQHDLFLPVSGVGRLAAMASRSMTRTKVAIKSNRKLYSLIQRLRARHVAGAPADDRGDAD from the coding sequence ATGCAAACCCAGACGCGAGATATCGCCGACATGACCGCCGAAGCAGCGGACGAGCGGATTGTGTCGATCGGGATGGAGCCTGCGCCTAGCGTTCATCTGCAGGTCGACATCTTCGACAGCACGGCACCGCTTGAAGCCGAATGGCGCGCGCTGGAACAGGACCACCTCAACTCGCTGCATCAGAGCTATGACTGGTGTGCAGCATGGGCGGAGAACCTCAAACGCCCTCTCGCCATCGTCAGGGGCTCCATCGGAAATCACGTCGCCTTCATCCTGCCGCTCGAGATCATCCGCAGTCACGGGATAAGACGAGCCGAGTTCATTGGCGGCCACCACAACAATATCAATACCGGCCTGTTTTCGGCTAGGTTCCTGGTGAACGGTCCACTGACCCCCGTTCAGGTGAACGCCATTTCCGCGGCTCTGGGGGGTAAGGTGGACGTCGCTATCCTGCGCAATATCCCGCTAGAATGGCGGGGGCGCCCAAGCCCGCTCGCCTCGCTGACGACGATCGAAAACCAGAACCGTGCTTTTCAGTTGCCCTTCCTCGGCAGTTTCGAAGCAAGCCTGAAGCAGGTGAACGCCAAGCGCCGGCGCAAGAAGTTCAAGCATCAGAGCCGGCTTCTCGACGCCAAGGGCGGTTACGAATATCTGATTGCCGGTCCCGACCAGCAAGATGCGCTTCTCGATCTTTTCTTCCGACAGAAGGCGACCCGCTTCAAGGATGCCGGCTTGCCTGACGCGTTCAAGGATGCCCGGATCAAGGCTGCGCTGCACGCCATGTTACACCGACACCAAGACGATAGCATCGGCGCGACACTTCAGATGCATGCGCTCCGGCTAAAAGGCGAGCATGAGGGCCATATTCCAGCCATCGCCGCCCTCTCCCGCAAGGGGGACCATGTCATCTGCCAGTTTGCTTCCATCGACGAGGCTGTGGTTGCTGACGCAAGCCCCGGCGAATTGCTATTCTGGTTGATGATCGAGCGGCTGCATCGCGAGGGCGTGGCACTCTTCGACTTCGGCATCGGCGACCAGACCTACAAGCGTTCCTGGTGCCCAATGGAAACTGTGCAGCATGATCTTTTCCTGCCGGTCTCAGGCGTGGGACGCCTTGCGGCAATGGCGAGCCGGAGCATGACGCGTACGAAAGTGGCGATCAAGTCCAATAGAAAGCTCTATTCCCTTATCCAGCGGCTGCGGGCGAGACACGTAGCTGGCGCGCCAGCGGATGATCGCGGCGACGCAGATTGA
- a CDS encoding DUF2842 domain-containing protein, with product MPLRLRKFIGMILLVLLVAIYAIVAMIVAVRTLADQPGWVHFLYFFLSGIIWVLPAMGIIKWMAGPRPQ from the coding sequence GTGCCCCTTCGCCTGCGCAAATTCATTGGCATGATCCTGCTCGTGCTGCTGGTTGCAATCTATGCGATCGTCGCCATGATCGTTGCAGTGCGAACGCTTGCAGATCAACCCGGCTGGGTACATTTCCTGTATTTCTTTCTCAGCGGCATCATCTGGGTGCTGCCGGCAATGGGCATCATCAAGTGGATGGCCGGGCCGCGCCCGCAATGA
- a CDS encoding COX15/CtaA family protein, translating into MAATNFTTEQAILKEVARQDRNRRAIRIWLACVLLVLFALVLVGGATRLTNSGLSITQWQPIHGVIPPLNAQEWQEEFDLYKRIPQFQILNKDMTVEEFKSIFWWEWAHRLLARTIGVIFGLPLLFFVLTGRVERKLWLPLAGIFVLGGLQGAIGWWMVSSGLEARTDVSQYRLATHLVTACLIFAACMWFMRALSPHSNEPPPTRHSAKLAGLIAFMALFQIYLGALVAGLDAGLSYNTWPLMDGAVVPSDLFIQSPGWINFFENPKTVQFVHRLGAYALFAIVAINMIISLRAAAQTTHARRSVVLFVLVLIQAILGISTLLLHVPLDLALAHQAGALIVFGFAIANWRGFYGELPRQTSIVVRD; encoded by the coding sequence ATGGCTGCCACTAATTTCACGACCGAACAGGCAATTTTGAAGGAAGTGGCCCGTCAGGACCGCAATCGCCGCGCCATCCGCATCTGGCTCGCCTGCGTGCTTCTGGTTCTCTTCGCTCTCGTGCTGGTGGGTGGTGCGACGCGCCTCACCAATTCCGGCCTGTCGATCACGCAATGGCAGCCGATCCACGGTGTTATCCCGCCGCTGAATGCGCAGGAATGGCAGGAGGAATTCGATCTCTATAAGCGCATCCCGCAATTCCAGATCCTGAACAAGGATATGACGGTCGAGGAGTTCAAGAGCATCTTTTGGTGGGAGTGGGCGCATCGCCTGCTGGCGCGCACCATCGGCGTCATTTTCGGCCTGCCGCTGCTGTTCTTCGTCCTGACCGGCCGCGTTGAGCGCAAGCTCTGGCTGCCGCTTGCCGGCATTTTCGTGCTCGGTGGCCTTCAAGGTGCGATCGGCTGGTGGATGGTCTCCTCGGGGCTGGAAGCACGCACCGACGTCAGCCAGTACCGGCTTGCCACCCATCTCGTCACCGCCTGTCTGATCTTTGCCGCCTGCATGTGGTTCATGCGCGCCCTGTCGCCGCATTCGAACGAGCCGCCGCCAACTCGCCATTCGGCAAAGCTCGCCGGTTTGATCGCCTTCATGGCCTTGTTTCAGATCTATCTTGGCGCGCTCGTCGCCGGTCTCGATGCAGGCCTCAGCTACAATACCTGGCCGCTGATGGATGGAGCCGTCGTGCCCAGCGATCTCTTCATACAGTCGCCGGGCTGGATCAATTTCTTCGAGAACCCCAAGACCGTCCAGTTCGTCCATCGTCTCGGTGCCTATGCGCTCTTCGCCATCGTCGCCATCAATATGATCATCTCGCTGCGCGCCGCGGCGCAAACGACACATGCGCGCCGGTCCGTCGTTCTCTTCGTGCTTGTGCTGATCCAGGCGATCCTCGGCATTTCGACGCTGCTGCTGCATGTGCCGCTGGATTTGGCCCTGGCGCATCAGGCCGGCGCCCTGATCGTCTTCGGCTTCGCGATTGCCAATTGGCGCGGTTTCTATGGTGAATTGCCGCGCCAGACGTCGATCGTCGTGAGAGATTGA